One part of the Streptomyces sp. AM 2-1-1 genome encodes these proteins:
- the mshC gene encoding cysteine--1-D-myo-inosityl 2-amino-2-deoxy-alpha-D-glucopyranoside ligase → MHAWPASEVPALPGKGRDLRIHDTATGGRITLDPGPVARIYVCGITPYDATHMGHAATYNAFDLVQRVWLDTKRQVHYVQNVTDVDDPLLERAVRDGEDWTALAERETALFREDMTALRMLPPKHYIGAVEAIPGIVPLVERLRDAGAAYELEGDVYFSVEADPHFGEVSGLDAEAMRLLSAERGGDPERPGKKNPLDPMLWMSAREGEPSWDGGSLGAGRPGWHIECVAIALDHLGMGFDVQGGGSDLAFPHHEMGASHAQALTGEHPFAQAYVHAGMVGLDGEKMSKSRGNLVFVSTLRREGVDPAAIRLALLSHHYRSDWEWTDQVLADAVARLARWRAAVSRPDGPSADALVEEVREALADDLDAARALAAVDRWAERQQAGGGTDEGAPGLVSRTVDALLGVAL, encoded by the coding sequence ATGCATGCCTGGCCCGCTTCTGAGGTCCCCGCCCTGCCTGGCAAGGGCCGCGACCTTCGGATCCACGACACCGCGACCGGCGGACGGATCACCCTTGACCCCGGTCCCGTCGCCCGCATCTACGTCTGCGGCATCACGCCGTACGACGCGACCCACATGGGTCATGCGGCGACCTACAACGCGTTCGATCTCGTACAGCGCGTGTGGCTCGACACCAAGCGGCAGGTTCACTACGTCCAGAACGTGACCGACGTGGACGACCCGCTGCTGGAGCGGGCCGTGCGCGACGGAGAGGACTGGACCGCACTCGCGGAGCGCGAGACCGCCCTGTTCCGCGAGGACATGACCGCGCTGCGGATGCTCCCGCCGAAGCACTACATCGGCGCGGTCGAAGCCATACCGGGCATCGTGCCGCTCGTCGAGCGGCTGCGCGACGCCGGTGCGGCGTACGAGCTGGAGGGCGACGTCTACTTCTCCGTGGAGGCGGACCCGCACTTCGGTGAGGTCTCCGGACTCGACGCGGAGGCCATGCGGCTGCTCTCCGCCGAGCGCGGCGGCGACCCGGAACGCCCCGGCAAGAAGAACCCCCTCGACCCGATGCTCTGGATGTCCGCCCGCGAGGGCGAGCCCAGCTGGGACGGCGGCAGCCTCGGAGCCGGACGGCCCGGCTGGCACATCGAGTGCGTCGCCATCGCCCTGGACCACCTCGGTATGGGCTTCGACGTGCAGGGCGGCGGATCCGACCTCGCCTTCCCGCACCACGAGATGGGCGCCTCGCACGCGCAGGCCCTGACCGGCGAGCACCCCTTCGCCCAGGCGTACGTCCACGCCGGCATGGTCGGCCTCGACGGCGAGAAGATGTCCAAGTCGCGCGGCAACCTCGTCTTCGTCTCCACCCTCCGCCGCGAGGGCGTGGACCCGGCGGCGATCCGTCTCGCCCTGCTCTCGCACCACTACCGGAGCGACTGGGAGTGGACCGACCAGGTCCTCGCCGACGCCGTCGCCCGGCTCGCACGGTGGCGCGCCGCCGTCTCCCGTCCTGACGGCCCGTCGGCGGACGCCCTGGTCGAGGAGGTCCGCGAGGCCCTCGCCGACGACCTGGACGCCGCGCGCGCGCTGGCCGCCGTGGACCGCTGGGCCGAGCGCCAGCAGGCCGGGGGCGGCACGGACGAGGGAGCACCCGGGCTCGTCTCCCGTACCGTCGACGCCCTCCTGGGCGTCGCCCTGTAG
- a CDS encoding PAC2 family protein: MIELDEGVPELVDPVMVAAFEGWNDAGDAASTAIGHLDREWKGEVFAALDAEDYYDFQVNRPTVWLDGGVRKITWPTTRLSVVRVGGDRPRDLVLVRGIEPSMRWRSFCNELLGFAHELGVEMVVILGALLGDTPHTRPVPVSGVTSDPDLAATMDLEETRYEGPTGIVGILQEACTHAGVPAVSLWAAVPHYVSQPPNPKATLALLNRLEDLLGLRIPLGELPEDARAWQLGVDQLAAEDSEVAEYVQTLEEARDTAELPEASGDAIAREFERYLRRRDPGPGPGQPPGGHATESGDASYLRDPAGGRTRPPKPQRPEPGPASGTGGVPGSAPGTTDGRSGEKNERQSDDGDASEN; encoded by the coding sequence GTGATCGAGCTCGACGAGGGGGTACCCGAGCTGGTCGACCCGGTCATGGTGGCCGCGTTCGAGGGCTGGAACGACGCCGGTGACGCCGCCTCCACCGCGATCGGGCACCTGGACCGGGAGTGGAAGGGCGAGGTGTTCGCGGCGCTCGACGCCGAGGACTACTACGACTTCCAGGTCAACCGGCCCACCGTGTGGCTGGACGGGGGTGTACGGAAGATCACCTGGCCGACGACGCGGCTCTCGGTGGTCCGTGTCGGCGGCGACAGGCCCCGCGACCTGGTACTGGTCCGCGGGATCGAACCCTCCATGCGCTGGCGGTCGTTCTGCAACGAGTTGCTGGGCTTCGCCCACGAGCTGGGCGTGGAGATGGTGGTCATCCTCGGCGCCCTGCTCGGTGACACCCCGCACACCCGGCCGGTGCCGGTCAGCGGGGTCACCTCCGACCCCGACCTGGCCGCGACCATGGACCTGGAGGAGACCCGGTACGAAGGGCCGACCGGCATCGTCGGCATCCTCCAGGAGGCGTGCACCCACGCGGGCGTGCCGGCGGTGAGCCTGTGGGCCGCCGTACCGCACTACGTCTCGCAGCCGCCCAACCCGAAGGCGACCCTGGCCCTGCTCAACCGGCTGGAGGACCTGCTCGGTCTCCGCATCCCGCTGGGCGAGCTGCCCGAGGACGCCCGCGCCTGGCAGCTCGGCGTGGACCAGCTGGCCGCCGAGGACAGCGAGGTGGCCGAGTACGTCCAGACGCTGGAGGAGGCGCGGGACACCGCCGAACTCCCCGAGGCGTCCGGAGACGCCATCGCCCGCGAGTTCGAACGCTATCTGCGTCGGCGCGACCCCGGGCCCGGTCCGGGCCAGCCGCCCGGCGGACACGCGACGGAGAGCGGCGACGCCTCCTACCTGCGGGATCCGGCGGGTGGCCGCACCCGTCCGCCCAAGCCGCAGCGTCCCGAACCCGGTCCGGCGAGCGGTACGGGCGGTGTCCCGGGCAGCGCGCCGGGTACCACCGACGGCAGGTCCGGGGAGAAGAACGAGCGGCAGTCCGACGACGGCGACGCGTCGGAGAACTGA
- a CDS encoding enolase C-terminal domain-like protein, with product MHQTVTDVEVHDIRFPTSRELDGSDAMNPDPDYSAAYVVLRTDAPAGASGASGAAEAGGARLEGHGFCFTIGRGNDVMAAAITALEPYLLGRPVPRTAADLGRLYRELTHDSQLRWLGPEKGVAHMAAGAVVNAAWDLAAKAAGLPVWRFLATMTPEELVSLVDFRYLTDALTPEEALAILRAAEPGRAERTERLLAEGYPAYTTSPGWLGYDDEKLVRLAKEAVADGFTQIKLKVGGDRDDDVRRLGLARAAVGPDVRIAVDANQRWDVAEALEWLNALAPYAPHWIEEPTSPDDVLAHAAIRAGQPVKVATGEHAANRVVFKQLLQAGAVDFVQIDAARVAGVNENLAILLLAAKFQVPVCPHAGGVGLCELVQHLAMFDFVAVSGTWEDRVVEYVDHLHEHFADPAVVTGGRYVTPRGPGFSARMLPASIAAHRYPQGPVWAARPVLEEACR from the coding sequence ATGCATCAGACCGTCACGGACGTCGAGGTCCACGACATCCGCTTCCCCACGTCGCGGGAGCTGGACGGATCGGACGCGATGAACCCCGACCCCGACTACTCCGCCGCCTACGTGGTGCTGCGCACCGACGCTCCGGCCGGAGCATCCGGAGCATCCGGAGCGGCCGAAGCGGGCGGCGCCCGCCTCGAAGGGCACGGGTTCTGCTTCACCATCGGCCGTGGCAACGATGTCATGGCCGCCGCGATCACCGCCCTGGAGCCGTACCTCCTCGGCCGGCCCGTCCCGCGCACCGCCGCGGACCTCGGTCGGCTGTACCGCGAGCTGACGCACGACTCGCAACTGCGCTGGCTGGGACCGGAGAAGGGGGTCGCGCACATGGCGGCCGGAGCCGTCGTCAACGCCGCCTGGGACCTCGCCGCGAAGGCGGCCGGCCTGCCGGTGTGGCGGTTCCTCGCGACGATGACGCCCGAGGAGCTCGTCTCCCTGGTCGACTTCCGCTACCTCACCGACGCACTCACCCCCGAGGAGGCGCTGGCGATCCTGCGCGCCGCCGAGCCGGGCCGCGCCGAGCGGACCGAACGGCTGCTGGCCGAGGGCTACCCCGCGTACACCACCTCGCCCGGCTGGCTCGGGTACGACGACGAGAAGCTCGTGCGGCTCGCGAAGGAGGCCGTCGCCGACGGCTTCACCCAGATCAAGCTGAAGGTCGGCGGCGACCGGGACGACGACGTGCGGCGCCTCGGGCTCGCCCGCGCGGCGGTCGGCCCCGACGTCCGGATCGCCGTGGACGCCAACCAGCGCTGGGACGTGGCCGAGGCGCTGGAGTGGCTGAACGCCCTCGCCCCGTACGCCCCGCACTGGATCGAGGAGCCCACCAGCCCCGACGACGTCCTCGCGCACGCCGCCATCCGGGCCGGCCAGCCGGTCAAGGTCGCCACCGGCGAACACGCGGCGAACCGGGTGGTCTTCAAGCAGTTGCTCCAGGCCGGCGCCGTGGACTTCGTACAGATCGACGCCGCCCGGGTCGCCGGGGTCAACGAGAACCTCGCGATCCTCCTGCTCGCGGCCAAGTTCCAGGTGCCCGTCTGCCCCCACGCCGGCGGGGTCGGGCTCTGCGAACTGGTCCAGCACCTCGCCATGTTCGACTTCGTGGCCGTCTCCGGCACCTGGGAGGACCGGGTCGTCGAGTACGTCGACCACCTGCACGAGCACTTCGCCGATCCCGCCGTCGTGACGGGCGGCCGGTACGTCACCCCGCGCGGTCCGGGGTTCTCGGCCCGGATGCTCCCCGCGTCGATCGCCGCGCACCGCTACCCCCAGGGCCCCGTCTGGGCGGCCCGCCCCGTCCTCGAGGAGGCTTGCCGATGA
- a CDS encoding SDR family oxidoreductase has translation MTGTKDFDGLSALVTGGASGIGAAVATLLLERGARVAVLDRDTAGAPAGTFAVRADVTDDAQVRVAVDRAAAELGGLHTLVNNAGIGSIGTVEENPDDEWTRVLDVNVLGMVRTARHALPHLRAAAVQRPGAVSITQTCSIAATAGLPRRALYGASKGAVLSLTLAMAADLVREGVRVNCVSPGTADTPWIGRLLDRADDPEAERAALDARQPLGRLVSAGEVAAAITYLASPAAASVTGTALAVDGGMQGLRLRPAAE, from the coding sequence ATGACCGGCACGAAGGATTTCGACGGACTGTCCGCCCTGGTGACCGGAGGCGCCTCCGGCATCGGCGCCGCCGTCGCCACCCTGCTGCTGGAGCGCGGCGCCCGGGTCGCGGTGCTCGACCGGGACACCGCCGGAGCGCCCGCGGGGACGTTCGCCGTACGGGCCGACGTCACCGACGACGCCCAGGTCCGCGTGGCCGTCGACCGTGCCGCCGCCGAACTCGGCGGGCTGCACACCCTCGTCAACAACGCCGGGATCGGCTCCATCGGCACGGTGGAGGAGAACCCCGACGACGAGTGGACCCGGGTGCTCGACGTCAACGTCCTCGGCATGGTCCGCACCGCGCGGCACGCCCTGCCCCATCTGCGCGCCGCCGCCGTCCAACGGCCCGGGGCCGTCTCGATCACCCAGACCTGCTCGATCGCGGCCACCGCCGGACTGCCGCGACGCGCCCTCTACGGCGCGAGCAAGGGGGCGGTCCTCTCCCTGACGCTCGCCATGGCCGCCGACCTCGTCCGGGAAGGTGTGCGCGTCAACTGCGTCAGCCCCGGCACCGCGGACACGCCGTGGATCGGCCGGCTGCTCGACCGGGCCGACGACCCCGAGGCGGAACGGGCCGCCCTCGACGCCCGGCAGCCGCTCGGCCGGCTGGTCTCGGCCGGCGAGGTCGCCGCCGCGATCACCTACCTCGCGAGTCCCGCCGCGGCCTCGGTCACCGGCACCGCCCTCGCGGTCGACGGCGGCATGCAGGGGCTGAGGCTGCGCCCCGCCGCGGAGTGA
- a CDS encoding FadR/GntR family transcriptional regulator, with product MAVTDEAIEKIKGMIVSGALRPGDRLPKESELAADLGLSRNSLREAVRALSLIRILDVRQGDGTYVTSLDPQLLLEALSFVVDFHRDDTVLEFLAVRRILEPAATAMAASRIGDAELDDLAAQLDALGEEPSVEELVAADLDFHRGIVQASGNTVLCSLLDGLSGPTTRARVWRGLTQEDALSRTLQEHRAILAALRDRDPEAARAWATVHVASVEQWLRSTL from the coding sequence ATGGCTGTCACCGACGAGGCGATCGAGAAGATCAAGGGCATGATCGTCTCGGGTGCGCTGCGTCCCGGCGACCGGTTGCCCAAGGAGAGCGAACTCGCCGCGGACCTCGGGCTCTCCCGCAACTCCCTGCGCGAGGCGGTGCGCGCCCTGTCGCTGATCCGCATCCTCGACGTGCGTCAGGGCGACGGCACCTACGTCACCAGCCTGGATCCGCAGCTCCTCCTGGAGGCACTGAGCTTCGTGGTGGACTTCCACCGCGACGACACGGTGCTGGAGTTCCTCGCCGTCCGCCGCATCCTGGAGCCGGCGGCCACCGCGATGGCCGCCTCGCGGATCGGCGACGCGGAGCTGGACGATCTCGCAGCGCAGCTGGACGCGCTGGGCGAGGAGCCCTCGGTGGAGGAACTGGTCGCCGCCGACCTGGACTTCCACCGGGGGATCGTCCAGGCGTCGGGGAACACGGTCCTCTGCTCGCTGCTGGACGGACTCTCCGGACCGACCACCCGGGCGCGGGTCTGGCGGGGTCTGACCCAGGAGGACGCGCTCAGCCGCACCCTCCAGGAGCACCGGGCGATCCTCGCCGCGCTGCGCGACCGGGACCCGGAGGCGGCGCGGGCGTGGGCGACGGTGCACGTGGCGAGCGTGGAGCAGTGGCTGCGCTCCACGCTCTGA
- a CDS encoding LLM class flavin-dependent oxidoreductase yields the protein MKFSVLSLIGHAPHPLTGELASPADRFAEVIDTAADAERLGFDAYAVGERHAGAFLSSSPAVVLGAVAARTTAVRLLTGVTVVAILDPVRVAEEYATLDQIARGRLELVIGKGAESGHFDLFGLDEDRQWDLQREKYELLRRLWTEEGVDWEGEFRPALKNTTTVPRPYDGAPRVWHGSATSLHSTELAAKHGDPLFTANAVQPKAAYARLIAHYRERFEAYGHDPADARVAAGSGGLLIADSSQGAVERYKELYEARVRQTFRPHLEGKAGYNTPFRTIEDAVADGPQLIGSPQQIIDKILGYHAEYRHDLQSITVDGFGLSRSEQRETLQRFAEEIAPVVRREAPTTLWE from the coding sequence ATGAAATTCTCCGTGCTCTCCCTGATCGGGCATGCCCCGCACCCGCTGACCGGCGAACTCGCCTCCCCCGCCGACCGTTTCGCCGAGGTGATCGACACCGCCGCGGACGCCGAGCGGCTCGGCTTCGACGCGTACGCCGTCGGTGAACGGCACGCCGGCGCCTTCCTGTCGTCGAGCCCGGCCGTGGTGCTGGGCGCCGTGGCCGCGCGGACCACGGCCGTCCGGCTGCTGACGGGCGTCACGGTCGTCGCGATCCTCGATCCGGTCCGGGTCGCCGAGGAGTACGCCACCCTGGACCAGATAGCCCGCGGGCGGCTCGAACTGGTCATCGGGAAGGGGGCGGAGTCCGGTCACTTCGACCTCTTCGGCCTCGACGAGGACCGGCAGTGGGACCTCCAGCGGGAGAAGTACGAGCTGCTGCGCAGGCTGTGGACCGAGGAGGGGGTGGACTGGGAGGGGGAGTTCCGCCCGGCGCTGAAGAACACGACCACCGTGCCGCGTCCCTACGACGGAGCTCCGCGCGTCTGGCACGGCTCGGCGACCAGCCTGCACTCCACCGAACTGGCCGCCAAGCACGGCGATCCGCTCTTCACCGCCAACGCCGTCCAGCCGAAGGCCGCCTACGCGCGGCTGATCGCCCACTACCGCGAGCGTTTCGAGGCGTACGGGCACGATCCGGCGGACGCCCGGGTGGCGGCCGGCTCCGGCGGGCTGCTGATCGCGGACAGCTCGCAGGGGGCGGTCGAGCGGTACAAGGAGCTGTACGAGGCGCGGGTGCGGCAGACCTTCAGGCCGCACCTGGAAGGGAAGGCCGGCTACAACACCCCGTTCCGGACGATCGAGGACGCCGTCGCGGACGGACCGCAGCTGATCGGCAGTCCTCAGCAGATCATCGACAAGATCCTCGGTTACCACGCGGAGTACCGCCACGACCTGCAGTCGATCACCGTGGACGGCTTCGGTCTGAGCCGTTCCGAGCAGCGGGAGACCCTGCAGCGGTTCGCGGAGGAGATCGCTCCGGTGGTTCGCCGGGAGGCCCCGACGACCCTGTGGGAGTGA
- a CDS encoding glycerol-3-phosphate dehydrogenase/oxidase produces MTIPQSVPAPGTRPAAGSLASRAETRERLSRTTYDLLVIGGGILGISTAWHAAQSGLRVALVDAGDFAGATSSASSKLLHGGLRYLQTGAVKLVAENHFERRAVSRQVAPHLANPLTFYLPVYKGGPHGAAKLGAGVFAYSALSAFGDGVGHVISPQRARRDVPELRTDGLKAVAVYGDDQMNDARMALMTVRAAVAAGADVLNHAAVTGLRFTRGRVTGAELADRVDGTEFGVEARLVLNATGPWVDRLRTMEDPGAGPSVRLSKGAHLVLRRTAPWRAALATPIDKYRITFALPWEDMLLLGTTDEVYEGDPGDVAVTERDTAQILDEAAYSVRDQQLSRDLIAYSFAGLRVLPGGPGDTSKAKRETVVTEGRGGMLSVAGGKWTTFRHIGRTVMEKLAALPGHPLTDAMEPMDRLPKRLPLPGIASPDAVTHRLLADGAGSGPSLAEDTARHLATHYGSLAFEITRLAEEDPALGRRIHPDAPEIWAQVVYARDHEWAETADDVLRRRTTLTIRGLATDEVRAGVEAVLARRG; encoded by the coding sequence ATGACCATCCCGCAGAGCGTCCCCGCCCCCGGGACGCGCCCGGCCGCAGGCTCCCTCGCGAGCCGCGCCGAAACCAGGGAGCGGCTCTCCCGCACGACCTACGACCTCCTGGTGATCGGCGGCGGCATCCTGGGCATCTCCACGGCCTGGCACGCCGCGCAGTCCGGGCTGCGGGTGGCCCTGGTGGACGCCGGCGACTTCGCCGGCGCCACCTCCTCCGCCTCGTCGAAGCTGCTGCACGGAGGGCTGCGTTACCTGCAGACCGGCGCGGTGAAGCTGGTGGCGGAGAACCACTTCGAGCGGCGGGCCGTCTCCCGGCAGGTCGCCCCGCACCTCGCGAACCCGCTCACCTTCTACCTGCCGGTCTACAAGGGCGGTCCGCACGGGGCGGCCAAGCTCGGCGCCGGGGTCTTCGCCTACTCGGCGCTCTCCGCCTTCGGCGACGGCGTCGGCCACGTGATCAGCCCGCAACGGGCCCGCCGGGACGTGCCGGAGCTGCGTACGGACGGGCTGAAGGCCGTCGCGGTCTACGGCGACGACCAGATGAACGACGCGCGGATGGCCCTCATGACCGTGCGCGCAGCGGTCGCGGCCGGAGCCGACGTGCTCAACCACGCGGCGGTGACCGGCCTCCGGTTCACCCGGGGACGGGTCACCGGCGCCGAGCTCGCCGACCGTGTCGACGGTACGGAGTTCGGGGTGGAGGCCCGCCTCGTGCTCAACGCGACCGGGCCGTGGGTGGACCGGCTGCGGACGATGGAGGACCCGGGCGCCGGCCCTTCCGTGCGGCTCTCGAAGGGCGCGCACCTGGTGCTGCGGCGCACCGCCCCCTGGCGCGCCGCGCTGGCGACGCCGATCGACAAGTACCGGATCACCTTCGCGCTGCCGTGGGAGGACATGCTGCTGCTCGGCACCACCGACGAGGTGTACGAGGGCGATCCCGGGGACGTGGCGGTGACCGAGCGGGACACCGCGCAGATCCTGGACGAGGCGGCGTACTCCGTCCGGGACCAGCAGTTGTCGCGCGATCTGATCGCGTACTCCTTCGCCGGTCTGCGGGTGCTGCCGGGCGGTCCGGGCGACACGTCGAAGGCGAAGCGCGAGACCGTCGTGACCGAGGGGCGCGGCGGGATGCTGTCGGTGGCGGGCGGCAAGTGGACCACCTTCCGCCACATCGGCCGCACGGTGATGGAGAAGCTGGCCGCGCTGCCGGGGCATCCGCTGACCGACGCCATGGAGCCGATGGACCGGTTGCCGAAGCGGCTGCCGCTGCCCGGGATCGCGAGCCCCGACGCGGTGACGCACCGGCTGCTGGCGGACGGCGCCGGCTCCGGCCCCTCGCTGGCGGAGGACACCGCGCGGCACCTGGCCACGCATTACGGCTCGCTCGCCTTCGAGATCACCCGGCTCGCCGAGGAGGACCCCGCCCTCGGCCGGCGGATCCACCCCGACGCTCCGGAGATATGGGCGCAGGTGGTGTACGCGCGGGACCACGAGTGGGCCGAGACGGCGGACGACGTGCTGCGGCGGCGGACGACTCTGACGATCCGGGGGCTGGCCACCGACGAGGTGCGGGCCGGGGTCGAGGCGGTGCTGGCGCGGCGCGGCTGA
- the glpK gene encoding glycerol kinase GlpK, which produces MNDAHTAGPFIAAIDQGTTSTRCIVFDKDGRIVSVEQKEHEQIFPKPGWVEHDATEIWENVREVVAGAVVKAGVTADDVKAIGITNQRETTLMWDRHTGEPVHNALVWQDTRTDALCKELGRNVGQDRFRRETGLPLASYFAGPKIRWLLDNVEGLRERAERGDILFGTMDSWVIWNLTGGTDGGVHVTDVTNASRTLLMNLHNLAWDERILRSMDIPAAVLPEIRSSAEVYGLAAEGVLSGVPVASALGDQQAALFGQTCFAEGEAKSTYGTGTFMLINTGSTPVNSYNGLLTTVGYRIGDEPAVYALEGSIAVTGSLVQWMRDQMGLINSAAEIETLASSVDDNGGAYFVPAFSGLFAPYWRPDARGVIAGLTRYVTKAHIARAVLEATAWQTREISDAMTKDSGVELTALKVDGGMTSNNLLMQMLSDCLDAPVVRPMVAETTCLGAAYAAGLAVGFWPDTDALRANWRRAAEWTPRMDAATRDREYKSWLKAVQRSMGWLDDTTEE; this is translated from the coding sequence GTGAACGACGCACACACCGCCGGCCCGTTCATCGCCGCCATCGACCAGGGCACCACCTCCACCCGCTGCATCGTCTTCGACAAGGACGGCCGGATCGTCTCCGTCGAGCAGAAGGAGCACGAGCAGATCTTCCCGAAGCCCGGCTGGGTCGAGCACGACGCCACCGAGATCTGGGAGAACGTGCGCGAGGTGGTGGCCGGAGCGGTCGTCAAGGCCGGGGTCACGGCCGACGACGTGAAGGCCATCGGCATCACCAACCAGCGCGAGACCACACTGATGTGGGACCGGCACACCGGCGAGCCCGTCCACAACGCCCTCGTCTGGCAGGACACCCGCACCGACGCGCTCTGCAAGGAGCTGGGCCGCAACGTCGGCCAGGACCGCTTCCGCCGCGAGACCGGGCTGCCGCTCGCCTCCTACTTCGCCGGGCCCAAGATCCGCTGGCTGCTCGACAACGTCGAAGGGCTGCGTGAACGGGCCGAGCGCGGGGACATCCTCTTCGGCACGATGGACTCCTGGGTCATCTGGAACCTCACCGGCGGGACCGACGGCGGTGTCCACGTCACCGACGTCACCAACGCCTCACGCACCCTGCTGATGAACCTGCACAACCTCGCGTGGGACGAGCGCATCCTGCGGTCCATGGACATCCCGGCCGCCGTCCTGCCGGAGATCCGCTCCTCCGCCGAGGTCTACGGCCTCGCCGCCGAAGGGGTGCTCTCCGGCGTGCCGGTGGCCTCCGCGCTGGGTGACCAGCAGGCAGCGCTGTTCGGCCAGACCTGTTTCGCGGAGGGCGAGGCCAAGTCCACGTACGGCACCGGCACCTTCATGCTCATCAACACCGGCTCCACCCCGGTCAACTCGTACAACGGGCTGCTGACGACCGTGGGCTACCGGATCGGTGACGAGCCGGCCGTGTACGCGCTGGAGGGGTCGATCGCGGTCACCGGTTCGCTGGTGCAGTGGATGCGCGACCAGATGGGACTCATCAACTCCGCCGCCGAGATCGAGACCCTGGCCTCCTCGGTGGACGACAACGGCGGCGCGTACTTCGTGCCCGCCTTCTCCGGCCTCTTCGCCCCGTACTGGCGCCCCGACGCCCGGGGCGTCATCGCCGGCCTCACCCGGTACGTCACCAAGGCGCACATCGCCCGCGCCGTGCTCGAAGCGACCGCCTGGCAGACCCGCGAGATCAGCGACGCCATGACGAAGGACTCGGGCGTCGAACTGACCGCGCTCAAGGTCGACGGCGGCATGACCTCCAACAATCTGCTGATGCAGATGCTCTCCGACTGTCTGGACGCGCCCGTGGTGCGCCCGATGGTCGCGGAGACCACCTGTCTCGGCGCCGCCTACGCCGCCGGCCTCGCCGTCGGCTTCTGGCCGGACACCGACGCGCTGCGCGCCAACTGGCGCCGGGCGGCCGAGTGGACCCCGCGCATGGACGCGGCCACCCGCGACCGCGAATACAAGAGCTGGCTCAAGGCGGTGCAGCGCTCCATGGGCTGGCTCGACGACACCACCGAGGAGTAA
- a CDS encoding MIP/aquaporin family protein encodes MSSSDIFIGETIGTAVLILLGGGVCAAVTLKRSKAKDAGWLAITFGWGFAVLTGAYLAGGVSGAHLNPAVTLGLAIEGGTPWSDVPLYLGSQLLGAAVGAVLVWAVYYGQFQAHLTDPEIVGTKNPAEGMVDQTSAPGAGPVLGVFCTSPEIRNAVQNVVTEVIATVVLVLAILTQGLNDDGNGLGTLGALITSLVVVGIGLSLGGPTGYAINPVRDLGPRIVHALLPLPNKGGSDWGYAWVPVVGPLIGGALAGLLYNVAFA; translated from the coding sequence GTGTCCAGCTCCGACATCTTCATCGGCGAGACCATCGGTACCGCCGTGCTCATCCTGCTGGGCGGCGGCGTCTGTGCCGCCGTCACCCTCAAACGCTCCAAGGCGAAGGACGCGGGCTGGCTCGCCATCACCTTCGGCTGGGGCTTCGCGGTGCTCACCGGCGCGTACCTGGCGGGCGGTGTCTCCGGCGCCCATCTCAACCCGGCCGTCACCCTCGGCCTCGCGATCGAGGGCGGTACCCCCTGGAGCGACGTGCCGCTCTACCTCGGCTCCCAGCTGCTCGGGGCGGCCGTCGGAGCCGTACTGGTCTGGGCCGTGTACTACGGGCAGTTCCAGGCCCACCTGACCGACCCGGAGATCGTCGGCACGAAGAACCCCGCCGAGGGCATGGTCGACCAGACCTCCGCCCCCGGCGCGGGGCCGGTGCTCGGGGTCTTCTGCACCAGTCCGGAGATCCGCAACGCCGTGCAGAACGTGGTCACGGAGGTCATCGCCACCGTGGTGCTGGTGCTGGCCATCCTGACCCAGGGGCTCAACGACGACGGCAACGGACTCGGCACGCTCGGCGCGCTCATCACCTCACTGGTCGTCGTCGGCATCGGGCTCTCCCTCGGAGGTCCGACCGGCTACGCGATCAACCCCGTCCGCGACCTCGGCCCGCGTATCGTGCACGCACTGCTGCCGCTGCCGAACAAGGGCGGTTCCGACTGGGGTTACGCGTGGGTACCCGTCGTGGGACCCCTCATCGGCGGCGCTCTCGCCGGCCTCCTCTACAACGTCGCCTTCGCCTGA